A section of the Babylonia areolata isolate BAREFJ2019XMU chromosome 1, ASM4173473v1, whole genome shotgun sequence genome encodes:
- the LOC143287649 gene encoding protein phosphatase 2C-like domain-containing protein 1, translating to MYSRRESEYSSHMSSTDERESPDKSVIVEEEASLGDGLPQPPTEIFKGQDLLRSDTPETYLTDIADKPDITLFCDECRLFIDIRQLKHHRAFHSALQTLHYKGTHMPETSEQLLKKRNAVLRKMKKEATLEKPIEPKHIQQVNDAYELLKSVLEDTFEACRQVTETVDTSCRAMALNCSPDCVYALGMCSSANSRWKSEMEDTKVYQDSFGENPSKCYVGLFDGYHGRFSAEVAASLLHKMLLHELMKFDASLKLGPAQEFDANADISHHSFVFGSGASLDGQAQRGGTAEQSTPAEVDTPTAGKSGGEAVTVIQPDDDELTQRIIQLCEDKYQKLLEELPPTPKSSRSVSSKSQSQRCRHPDEEKIMQAFDKSYHLLDILLSYGKDEWSKVRWSGCSALSMVIESTEAESREQTQGEGSSHRQKGGKDNKDTARLADPPVEKGYIHLANAGDTRALLVRGNRTYRISKDHTPSSSKERERVVRDGGSLTTSEMDCRVNGVLATTRGLGNHGDPGLKKCVLVDPHTCSVQIDQYAQFIVMATVGVWEVLSDQEVGSLLMRMLPCNQIPPPSKTSSTLGHLLDMGPDPHTPKTPIADADATSSKKKVTMETDHEHGAKSQEKGSTDAGVSEKALPSDEAAEGLRIAADLKTEAGSHIGDWEDPNPKLMVCGDQDMVTLPVHSQLDLASGRTVEDKRRDLARSMAEHIVQAALLAGCRNNITVMVALLPGCGI from the exons ATGTATTCTCGTCGAGAATCAGAGTACAGTAGCCACATGTCTTCCACTGATGAAAGAGAAAGTCCAGACAAAAGTGTGATAGTGGAAGAAGAAGCATCTTTGGGAGATGGGCTACCTCAGCCTCCCACTGAGATCTTCAAAGGACAGGATCTGCTTCGGTCAg ATACTCCAGAGACATACCTCACAGACATTGCCGACAAACCTGACATCACTCTCTTCTGTGACGAGTGCAGACTGTTTATTGACATTCGCCAGTTGAAGCATCACCGTGCCTTCCACAGTGCACTGCAGACCCTCCACTACAAAGGCACCCATATGCCGGAAACCTCAGAACAGCTCTTGAAGAAGAGGAATGCTGTGCTGAGAAAAATGAAGAAGGAGGCCACGTTAGAAAAGCCTATAGAGCCTAAACACATCCAACAGGTCAATGATGCCTATGAGCTGCTGAAGTCTGTCCTGGAAGACACGTTTGAGGCCTGTAGGCAAGTGACAGAAACTGTTGATACAAGCTGTCGAGCTATGGCACTCAACTGCAGCCCAGACTGTGTGTATGCTCTGGGAATGTGCTCCAGCGCCAATTCTAGGTGGAAGAGTGAAATGGAAGACACAAAAGTCTATCAAGACAGTTTTGGAGAAAACCCAAGTAAATGCTATGTAGGCTTATTTGATGGCTACCATGGCCGGTTTTCTGCCGAAGTTGCTGCCAGTTTATTGCACAAGATGCTTCTTCACGAGCTGATGAAATTCGATGCCTCTCTCAAGCTGGGGCCCGCTCAGGAGTTTGATGCCAACGCTGACATTTCGCACCACAGTTTTGTCTTTGGGTCAGGAGCTTCCTTAGATGGGCAGGCACAAAGGGGAGGGACAGCCGAGCAGTCCACCCCTGCTGAGGTTGACACCCCCACAGCAGGTAAGAGCGGAGGAGAAGCTGTGACCGTCATCCAGCCGGACGATGACGAGTTGACTCAGCGCATCATCCAGCTGTGTGAGGACAAGTACCAGAAGCTGCTGGAAGAGTTACCCCCCACTCCCAAATCATCTCGCTCAGTGAGCAGCAAGTCACAGTCGCAGCGGTGCCGACACCCCGATGAGGAGAAAATCATGCAGGCCTTTGACAAGAGCTACCACCTGCTGGACATCCTGCTGTCCTATGGGAAGGACGAGTGGTCCAAGGTGCGATGGAGTGGCTGTTCGGCGCTTTCCATGGTAATTGAGAGCACCGAGGCTGAGAGCAGAGaacagacacagggggaggggagcagtCATCgccagaagggagggaaggacaaCAAGGACACTGCCAGACTGGCTGACCCACCTGTGGAAAAGGGATACATTCACCTGGCTAATGCAG GAGACACCCGTGCATTGCTGGTGCGAGGGAACAGAACATACAGGATCTCCAAAGATCACACTCCTAGCAGTTCAAAGGAACGGGAGAGAGTTGTTCGTGATG GGGGCAGTCTGACCACAAGCGAAATGGACTGCCGTGTCAACGGAGTCCTGGCAACAACGCGAGGTCTAGGGAACCACGGTGACCCAGGCTTGAAGAAGTGTGTGCTGGTGGATCCTCATACGTGCAGCGTACAGATTGACCAGTACGCCCAGTTCATTGTCATGGCAACAGTCGGTGTGTGGGAGGTTCTTTCTGATCAAGAGGTTGGCAGTCTGCTGATGAGG ATGTTGCCGTGCAATCAGATCCCCCCTCCCAGCAAGACCTCCAGCACGCTGGGCCACCTGCTGGACATGGGGCCCgacccacacacacctaaaacaCCCATTGCCGATGCTGACGCCACCTCCAGCAAGAAAAAGGTCACCATGGAGACTGACCATGAACATGGCGCCAAGTCCCAAGAGAAGGGCAGCACGGATGCAGGAGTGTCAGAGAAGGCACTGCCTTCTGACGAAGCAGCAGAGGGGTTGAGAATAGCTGCCGACTTGAAAACAGAGGCTGGTAGTCACATTGGGGATTGGGAAGACCCGAACCCCAAGCTCATGGTGTGCGGGGACCAGGACATGGTGACACTGCCAGTCCACTCCCAGCTGGATCTGGCCAGTGGCCGCACAGTGGAGGACAAGCGGCGGGATCTGGCGCGGTCCATGGCGGAGCACATCGTGCAGGCTGCTCTTCTGGCCGGCTGCCGCAACAACATCACCGTCATGGTCGCTTTGTTGCCTGGCTGTGGAATCTGA